In the genome of Hymenobacter cellulosivorans, one region contains:
- a CDS encoding contractile injection system tape measure protein, whose amino-acid sequence MSRQPHAIQQLRFELASDNSQLAPRLQDRVSSLYRHQLEALLGEELSHNCPPDLLLTLPELVLDLGSIADSQLENELPARLRQALYAALGPELQRRATQAHFEPKQAAGALGVLPFFLAHGYLPWQTDASHFSLAEAVLQALNQTPVEFRSLLRRLGQQESVRQRLVRQLRPDHLQRLIGLLEPTHALLIQAYIQETIRAQEAQRLAPVRDADLQQVVYELVLTDLLISRSTQFNRRTFVESQIRRLAARFNLTFEGLLRRLVVLSQKPLPFSAQSSLPGILRSIYQDISTKAPSSPTPPHVAPPPASTAGRPVVAVVTEAAEAAAAPLEMLIYFLRHESLPYWAGARRTATDLRATFSTVLQQGWEALVSVVRQAGPQPAAATLARRFPTDLLQQVVRLAVPGQVRPFLAVLAEHRQVAALHFGAAAAQQQLWEKSFQYLLPHKPTPFNSQHFSRWLARQLSVAGPEPAVLAAGAQATASVGPPTLGPAAGSLQTISPPAGSRKELRDQPLPILLPLNTTEGAAYDALGREVLVAPQRQPLGATGIFPSGPYSAASNQALANSPLAPAASPLAARSDGLAQPASLPAGQRPSPAAPTSYSSSELPDRHLVSELSTAQIANRLVPSALSAPQSLGAAGYADRTTAALAEQRPNQPYVGHSGTSLAATAGHTATTGFFPGHSTGGAGALSQASPAAVASGTIEPFFANVESGRSAAGYAMAADYGTTVAAKELTLNQVPGAGPEQLPLHQWPLPVSRGMVHQYLRAGDAVLVAARLSGHAIRQLLRHLIEQGDAETLAFLRIYPTQALAQQRLSALLDFDLLLRLRDVAPARANRARHLWEPVVQVFGTQNRSGASVVTPRLRRLVQAVYYRFTLTDHRLSAPAQQRETRRMAAAHNLSWAAVLRTMRQLATQHPNLAREPLFNQVFLVAPSRPAPAAPRPTLSHSVFVSPGRKRPAFSSGKSGAGIPASAASAASATFQSSANGFPNPAPAYEAAPGAATVPPLLTIAMQDLVFHFLRHGQLPWWQPTAVTLPELRRHLAQLVRARAAQVQTFLASHAAEPAVRQRLAQLADFATLTQLTTATGPSSGRGTSIRRALLALEQAVPHTSQYTAEQFRLFLKETYLLFHFSLAQSSAIPALRVVRQLAASYGLSWKSMLHLIDELSQQQPVLAAEPFFAWLLGAQEAEEQRRHNRRPIIARARQAAAQPPQTTSGTRPAYSALYDGLEHYLQTGKLPHPTPGGAAGSVASLWTTFLRPANRALLLRIRPYLTLSVVRERVAGSVSQDQFFTLLRRLYPVHFRILAAPLHDWLALAAQGVVRLGSQAAALWELVLTAVETTAAARFHTELLLSRLLAAETTLGKQQAPAARGASVAGIILRQAGRAGLPFRSRLPALLQHLDTTARLADRQKAAAAVAPATVEAPEVPALATAYITNAGLVLLWPFLTMLFDRLGYLENRQFKSIEEAYRAVHLLQFLATGAEDFPEYMLVLNKLLCGVQQTQPVVRELALTDEEKETGHGLLGAVISRWEILKKTSVAGLRETFLARNGRLDWQDDKVLLTVETKAFDMLLDQRPWSIAVIRLPWMQLPLYVTWR is encoded by the coding sequence ATGTCCCGGCAGCCCCACGCCATTCAGCAGCTTCGCTTCGAGCTTGCGTCAGATAACTCCCAACTGGCGCCCCGGCTGCAGGACCGAGTCAGCAGCCTGTACCGACACCAGTTGGAGGCGCTGCTTGGGGAAGAATTGTCGCACAACTGCCCGCCCGACCTGCTGCTGACCTTGCCTGAGCTAGTGCTGGACCTGGGAAGCATTGCCGACAGCCAGTTGGAAAACGAGTTGCCGGCCCGGCTGCGGCAGGCCTTATACGCGGCGCTGGGCCCGGAATTGCAGCGCCGGGCCACCCAGGCCCATTTTGAGCCGAAGCAGGCCGCCGGGGCGCTGGGCGTGCTGCCTTTTTTTCTGGCGCACGGCTACTTGCCCTGGCAAACCGACGCCAGCCATTTTTCCCTGGCCGAAGCCGTATTGCAGGCGCTCAACCAGACGCCGGTCGAATTTCGCAGCTTGCTCCGCCGCCTTGGCCAGCAGGAATCGGTGCGGCAGCGGCTGGTGCGACAGCTGCGCCCAGATCATCTGCAGCGCCTGATTGGCCTGCTGGAGCCCACGCACGCGCTGCTGATTCAGGCCTACATTCAGGAAACCATTCGGGCCCAGGAAGCGCAGCGCCTGGCCCCAGTGCGCGACGCCGACCTGCAGCAGGTGGTGTACGAGCTGGTGCTGACCGACTTGCTTATCAGCCGCAGCACGCAGTTCAACCGCCGCACCTTTGTGGAAAGCCAGATTCGGCGGCTGGCGGCCCGCTTCAACCTGACCTTCGAGGGGCTACTGCGCCGCTTGGTCGTCTTGTCGCAGAAGCCGCTGCCGTTTTCGGCCCAATCGTCCTTGCCCGGCATTCTGCGCTCTATTTATCAGGATATTTCGACCAAAGCGCCCAGTAGCCCCACCCCTCCGCACGTCGCGCCGCCCCCGGCCAGTACGGCTGGCCGCCCAGTCGTGGCGGTGGTTACGGAGGCAGCCGAAGCGGCCGCCGCCCCGCTGGAAATGCTGATTTACTTTCTCCGCCACGAGTCGCTGCCTTACTGGGCCGGGGCCCGCCGCACCGCCACCGATCTGCGGGCTACTTTCAGCACCGTGCTGCAGCAGGGGTGGGAAGCGTTGGTGAGTGTGGTGCGCCAGGCCGGTCCCCAACCGGCCGCCGCGACGCTGGCCCGCCGCTTTCCGACCGACCTGCTGCAGCAGGTGGTTCGGCTGGCGGTGCCGGGGCAGGTGCGGCCTTTTCTGGCCGTGCTGGCTGAGCATCGTCAGGTGGCCGCGCTACACTTCGGGGCGGCGGCAGCTCAGCAACAATTATGGGAGAAGTCCTTCCAGTACCTGCTACCCCATAAGCCGACGCCGTTCAACAGTCAGCATTTCAGCCGCTGGCTGGCCCGGCAGTTGTCCGTGGCCGGTCCGGAGCCGGCCGTGCTGGCCGCGGGTGCACAGGCTACGGCAAGCGTTGGGCCACCGACTTTGGGGCCGGCCGCTGGCTCCTTGCAAACCATCAGCCCCCCGGCTGGGAGCCGGAAAGAGCTCCGGGACCAGCCTTTGCCCATTTTGCTTCCTCTCAATACGACAGAGGGCGCTGCGTACGATGCCCTCGGCCGAGAGGTCCTTGTCGCGCCGCAACGCCAGCCGCTGGGTGCCACCGGTATCTTCCCCAGCGGCCCTTATTCAGCGGCCTCCAATCAGGCGCTGGCAAACAGTCCTTTAGCACCTGCTGCCTCCCCGCTGGCAGCCAGGTCTGACGGGCTGGCTCAACCGGCTAGCTTGCCAGCCGGTCAGCGCCCTTCTCCGGCGGCCCCAACCAGCTATTCCAGCTCGGAGCTGCCGGACAGGCACCTAGTGAGTGAGCTTTCGACTGCCCAAATAGCAAACCGCCTAGTACCATCCGCCCTATCAGCGCCCCAGAGTTTGGGGGCCGCTGGCTATGCGGACCGTACCACTGCGGCGCTGGCAGAGCAGCGCCCAAACCAACCGTATGTTGGACATTCGGGAACCTCTTTGGCTGCTACGGCCGGCCACACCGCTACCACCGGATTCTTTCCCGGTCATTCAACCGGGGGTGCGGGTGCCCTATCTCAAGCCAGTCCTGCGGCGGTTGCTTCCGGCACTATAGAGCCCTTTTTCGCAAACGTGGAGTCGGGGAGGTCAGCAGCGGGCTACGCAATGGCCGCTGATTACGGCACGACAGTCGCTGCTAAAGAACTGACCCTAAACCAAGTACCCGGAGCCGGACCGGAACAGCTGCCGCTTCACCAGTGGCCACTCCCGGTAAGCCGCGGCATGGTGCACCAATACCTGCGGGCGGGCGACGCGGTGCTGGTAGCGGCCCGCTTATCGGGCCATGCCATCCGGCAGTTGCTACGTCATCTTATTGAACAAGGCGACGCCGAAACCCTGGCATTTCTGCGTATTTACCCGACTCAGGCGCTGGCGCAGCAGCGCCTCTCGGCGCTGCTCGACTTCGACCTGCTGCTTCGGCTGCGCGACGTGGCACCGGCCCGGGCAAACCGGGCACGGCACCTGTGGGAGCCGGTGGTTCAGGTTTTCGGCACCCAGAACCGGAGCGGAGCTTCTGTCGTAACTCCCCGGCTCCGCCGCCTGGTACAAGCCGTGTATTACCGGTTTACGCTGACCGACCACCGGCTTTCTGCCCCAGCTCAGCAGCGGGAAACCCGCCGGATGGCTGCCGCCCACAACCTGTCGTGGGCGGCTGTGCTGCGCACGATGCGCCAACTGGCTACCCAACATCCCAACCTGGCCCGGGAGCCGCTTTTCAACCAGGTTTTTCTGGTGGCTCCTTCCAGGCCCGCGCCAGCCGCGCCGCGCCCCACGCTTAGTCACTCCGTATTCGTGAGCCCGGGCAGAAAACGGCCGGCGTTTAGCTCCGGGAAGTCGGGTGCCGGCATACCGGCCTCTGCTGCTTCCGCTGCTTCAGCCACTTTCCAGAGCTCGGCCAATGGGTTTCCCAATCCGGCCCCCGCTTACGAGGCAGCTCCCGGCGCGGCTACGGTGCCTCCGCTGCTGACCATTGCCATGCAGGACCTGGTGTTTCACTTCCTGCGCCACGGCCAGCTGCCGTGGTGGCAACCCACGGCCGTAACCTTACCCGAGCTGCGCCGGCATCTGGCCCAGCTCGTGCGGGCGCGGGCGGCTCAAGTTCAGACTTTTTTGGCCAGTCACGCGGCCGAGCCCGCCGTGCGGCAGCGCTTGGCCCAGTTGGCCGATTTTGCTACGCTTACCCAGCTTACAACGGCCACCGGGCCGAGTTCCGGCCGGGGGACGAGTATTCGGCGGGCATTGCTGGCGCTGGAGCAGGCCGTGCCCCACACCTCCCAGTACACCGCGGAGCAGTTCCGGCTTTTTCTCAAGGAAACGTACCTGCTTTTCCACTTCTCCCTGGCCCAATCATCGGCTATACCGGCGCTTCGCGTGGTGCGGCAGCTGGCAGCAAGCTACGGCCTAAGCTGGAAGAGCATGCTGCACCTCATCGACGAACTAAGCCAGCAGCAGCCGGTCCTGGCCGCGGAACCGTTTTTTGCCTGGCTGCTCGGGGCGCAGGAAGCCGAGGAACAACGGCGCCACAACCGCCGCCCGATCATTGCCCGGGCGCGCCAGGCTGCCGCCCAGCCGCCACAGACTACGTCCGGCACACGTCCGGCCTATTCTGCGCTTTATGACGGGCTGGAGCACTACCTGCAAACCGGCAAGCTGCCCCACCCAACGCCCGGCGGCGCGGCCGGGAGCGTAGCCAGCCTCTGGACGACTTTTCTGCGGCCCGCAAACCGGGCCCTGCTACTACGAATCCGGCCGTACCTGACGCTGAGCGTAGTGCGGGAGCGGGTGGCCGGCAGCGTTAGCCAGGACCAGTTTTTTACTCTGCTGCGACGCCTGTATCCGGTGCATTTCCGCATTCTGGCCGCCCCGCTGCACGACTGGCTGGCCCTGGCTGCACAAGGTGTGGTGCGCCTGGGCAGCCAAGCGGCGGCGCTATGGGAACTGGTACTGACGGCGGTGGAAACCACGGCGGCGGCCCGCTTTCATACCGAGCTGCTGCTGAGCCGCCTGTTGGCCGCCGAAACCACGCTGGGGAAGCAGCAGGCGCCAGCGGCGCGCGGGGCTTCGGTAGCGGGCATCATCCTGCGGCAGGCGGGCCGGGCCGGACTACCGTTCCGGAGCCGGCTGCCGGCGCTGCTGCAACACCTGGACACCACGGCCCGCCTGGCCGACCGGCAGAAGGCCGCCGCGGCAGTGGCTCCGGCAACGGTAGAAGCGCCCGAAGTACCGGCCCTGGCCACGGCTTATATTACCAATGCCGGGCTGGTGCTGCTCTGGCCGTTTCTGACCATGCTCTTCGACCGGCTGGGCTACCTCGAAAACCGCCAGTTTAAGTCAATTGAGGAGGCGTACCGGGCCGTGCATCTGCTGCAATTTCTGGCTACCGGGGCCGAAGATTTTCCCGAGTACATGCTGGTGCTCAACAAGCTGCTCTGCGGCGTGCAACAAACCCAGCCCGTGGTGCGGGAACTAGCCCTGACCGACGAGGAAAAAGAAACCGGCCACGGCTTGCTCGGGGCCGTTATCAGCCGCTGGGAAATTTTAAAGAAAACCAGCGTGGCGGGCTTGCGCGAGACTTTTCTGGCCCGCAACGGCCGCCTTGACTGGCAGGACGACAAAGTATTACTCACCGTGGAAACCAAGGCCTTCGACATGCTGCTCGACCAGCGTCCCTGGTCCATTGCCGTTATCCGCCTGCCCTGGATGCAGCTTCCTCTTTACGTAACATGGCGCTAA
- a CDS encoding GPW/gp25 family protein, whose protein sequence is MEHGIASFLGRGWSFPPHFDERTKLLVTATDEDDIRQSLHILFHTEPGERIMQPEYGCALRQFLFEHPSLSTITHMQDVISKAILRFEPRILVQAVLVDTQQLNDALLFIHVDYTIRTVNSRHNVVFPFLREATLLGGKI, encoded by the coding sequence GCCGGGGCTGGAGCTTTCCACCCCACTTCGATGAGCGTACCAAGCTGCTGGTGACGGCCACCGACGAGGACGACATCCGCCAGAGCCTGCACATTCTGTTTCACACCGAGCCGGGCGAGCGAATCATGCAGCCCGAGTACGGCTGTGCCCTGCGCCAGTTCTTGTTCGAGCATCCTTCCCTCTCGACTATTACGCACATGCAGGATGTGATTTCCAAGGCCATCCTGCGCTTTGAGCCCCGCATTCTGGTGCAGGCCGTACTCGTCGATACCCAGCAACTCAACGATGCGCTGCTCTTCATTCACGTCGACTACACGATTCGCACCGTCAACAGCCGCCACAACGTGGTGTTTCCCTTCCTGCGCGAGGCTACGCTGCTGGGCGGCAAGATTTAA